One stretch of Streptomyces sp. MMBL 11-1 DNA includes these proteins:
- a CDS encoding baseplate J/gp47 family protein, with protein MAGTASAAQIDYTSRDFTGYRDALLAYAGEVLPEWTSRSPADFGVVMVELFSYLGDIISFYQDRIQDEAYLTTATQRSSVIAIAQQLGYQPHTAIPATGQVAFSPAPGLTSPVVLSAGTQVITTYIAALDRAITYETTADVVVPAYTTPVPQVVGLVAEGATQGNRTLALYASTAGQPASTIRVEDVGTSDGTQAQEFTLAQAPVLLDSVRVFVDDGLGGTEWTRVPDFLLTRPSDLIVTAHTDDQGITRLVFGDGTNGAIPATGLKIAVAYRTGGGSYGNIPQGSIIDLAEGLPGIVVAGSSPMAGGADEESIDQIRVNAPRVFRTQGRAVSAQDYADLALSVAGVAGASAVVRSASAVTIFIVGPNAILPSEGQRDAVAQYVQERALTGVIVNVVNGTLVPTHIGSSSLPVLVSVQPRYRRDTVKLAVQQAIQRVFTPPQTTFGSRISISQVYRAIQEVPGVEWAVVQMMARSDLPQSGTADVICRDNEIPIVGNIAVTASGGV; from the coding sequence GTGGCAGGTACCGCATCGGCGGCACAGATCGACTACACGTCGCGCGATTTCACCGGCTACCGCGACGCCCTTCTGGCCTACGCCGGGGAGGTTCTCCCTGAATGGACTTCACGGAGCCCTGCGGATTTCGGCGTGGTCATGGTCGAGCTTTTCTCGTACCTCGGCGACATCATCAGCTTCTACCAGGACCGAATTCAGGATGAGGCGTACCTCACGACCGCCACCCAGCGGTCCAGCGTCATCGCCATCGCCCAGCAGCTCGGATACCAGCCCCACACCGCGATCCCAGCCACAGGCCAGGTGGCGTTCTCTCCCGCCCCTGGCCTGACCTCCCCCGTCGTACTGTCCGCTGGGACACAGGTCATCACCACGTACATCGCTGCACTGGACCGTGCCATCACGTACGAGACGACCGCCGACGTCGTCGTCCCGGCTTACACGACGCCGGTTCCGCAGGTGGTCGGCCTGGTCGCGGAGGGCGCTACCCAGGGCAATCGGACGCTGGCCCTGTACGCCTCCACGGCGGGCCAGCCAGCGTCCACCATCCGCGTCGAGGATGTAGGCACCTCCGACGGAACCCAGGCGCAGGAGTTCACTCTGGCCCAGGCTCCTGTCCTTCTGGACAGTGTCCGGGTCTTCGTGGACGACGGCCTTGGCGGCACCGAGTGGACGCGGGTTCCGGATTTCCTCCTCACCCGCCCCTCCGACCTGATTGTCACGGCGCACACCGACGACCAGGGGATCACACGTCTGGTCTTCGGCGATGGCACCAACGGAGCGATCCCGGCCACGGGCCTCAAGATCGCGGTTGCCTACCGAACGGGGGGCGGTTCCTACGGGAACATCCCGCAGGGCAGCATCATCGATCTGGCGGAGGGCCTCCCCGGCATCGTCGTCGCGGGTTCCTCCCCCATGGCCGGCGGGGCGGACGAGGAGTCCATCGACCAGATTCGCGTCAACGCCCCCAGGGTCTTCCGCACTCAGGGCCGCGCGGTCAGCGCCCAGGACTACGCCGATCTCGCGCTCTCCGTCGCGGGCGTCGCCGGCGCGAGCGCCGTGGTGCGCTCCGCCTCGGCAGTGACCATCTTCATCGTGGGACCAAACGCCATCCTGCCGTCCGAGGGGCAGCGGGATGCGGTCGCACAGTACGTCCAGGAACGGGCTTTGACGGGCGTCATCGTCAACGTGGTCAACGGGACGCTGGTTCCTACGCACATCGGTTCCAGCAGCCTGCCAGTGCTGGTCTCCGTCCAGCCCCGCTACCGCCGGGACACAGTCAAGCTGGCGGTGCAGCAGGCCATTCAGCGCGTTTTCACCCCGCCGCAGACCACGTTCGGATCTCGCATTTCCATTTCCCAGGTCTACCGCGCCATCCAGGAAGTCCCGGGCGTGGAATGGGCTGTGGTCCAGATGATGGCGCGCTCCGATCTTCCGCAGAGCGGTACCGCAGACGTTATCTGCCGCGACAACGAGATTCCCATCGTCGGCAACATCGCCGTCACCGCCAGTGGCGGAGTGTAG